A genomic region of Eucalyptus grandis isolate ANBG69807.140 chromosome 5, ASM1654582v1, whole genome shotgun sequence contains the following coding sequences:
- the LOC120294120 gene encoding thaumatin-like protein 1, translating into MDARASFYLLLPFLVLLARGAGAATLSFTSKCPYTVWPGTLTGGGGGQLSSTGFELATGATFSINDVPDTWTAGRVWGRTGCATDASGKFVCATADCGSGQVSCNGAGAIPPATLAEFTLKAPGSGENSIYDVSLVDGFNLPLSIIPQGSGSGCTTTNCAANVNSVCPSELAVKGSDGSIVACKSACLALNQPQYCCTGAYNTPATCPPTNYSKILKDQCPQAYSYAYDDTSSTFNCTGGASYLITFCP; encoded by the coding sequence GAGGAGCCGGCGCAGCCACACTCAGCTTCACCAGCAAGTGCCCCTACACAGTCTGGCCCGGGACGCTCACCGGCGGGGGTGGCGGGCAGCTATCCTCAACCGGGTTCGAGCTCGCCACGGGTGCAACCTTCTCAATCAATGACGTCCCGGACACGTGGACAGCTGGCCGGGTGTGGGGTCGAACGGGCTGCGCCACTGATGCCTCTGGCAAATTCGTATGCGCCACCGCCGACTGTGGGTCTGGCCAGGTGAGCTGCAATGGTGCAGGGGCGATCCCGCCGGCCACTTTGGCGGAGTTCACTCTCAAGGCACCGGGCTCTGGCGAGAACAGCATCTACGACGTCAGCCTCGTGGACGGCTTCAACCTGCCCCTCTCTATAATCCCACAGGGCAGCGGCAGTGGGTGCACCACGACCAACTGCGCAGCCAACGTCAACTCCGTGTGCCCGTCAGAGCTGGCGGTGAAGGGGTCGGACGGGAGCATTGTGGCGTGCAAGAGCGCGTGCCTGGCGTTAAACCAGCCGCAGTACTGCTGCACGGGGGCGTACAACACGCCGGCGACATGCCCGCCGACGAACTACTCGAAGATTTTGAAGGACCAGTGCCCTCAAGCTTACAGCTACGCTTACGACGACACGAGCAGCACTTTTAATTGCACGGGTGGGGCTAGTTACCTCATCACATTCTGTCCGTGA